The Paenibacillus tianjinensis genome has a window encoding:
- a CDS encoding LPXTG cell wall anchor domain-containing protein — MDDMIHMTEGEKLLHYWPLWLGIIVVVVLGSILSKRKER, encoded by the coding sequence ATGGATGACATGATCCATATGACGGAAGGCGAGAAGCTGCTGCATTACTGGCCGCTCTGGCTGGGAATCATCGTAGTGGTTGTGCTTGGCAGCATTCTTTCGAAACGGAAGGAGCGCTGA
- a CDS encoding minor capsid protein has protein sequence MLASELIAYLTATGYTVYPDANYIPADMPETKLPCLFVMDSGGRPPHDYVPTERPSYQIIVKGKSYKTLPANMAATEALAKTLGKLLHRKSNYMIGSTHVFSSTEAMPPIYLGQDTYNHPMYSTNFEFYTKEE, from the coding sequence GTGCTTGCATCTGAATTGATTGCTTACCTGACCGCTACCGGATACACCGTCTATCCGGATGCCAATTATATTCCGGCCGATATGCCCGAAACCAAGCTGCCTTGTCTGTTTGTAATGGATTCTGGAGGCCGCCCACCACATGACTACGTTCCGACGGAGCGGCCCTCCTACCAGATCATCGTCAAGGGCAAGTCTTACAAGACTCTGCCCGCGAACATGGCTGCAACTGAGGCGTTGGCCAAGACCTTGGGGAAGCTGCTGCACCGCAAATCGAACTATATGATTGGCAGCACCCATGTCTTTTCCAGCACCGAAGCTATGCCGCCGATTTATTTAGGACAAGACACCTATAATCATCCCATGTATTCAACCAATTTTGAGTTTTACACGAAGGAGGAGTAA
- a CDS encoding phage tail domain-containing protein: MNDVSVNGVWLSTLDILLVSREIPALPDTEENTVKIAGRDGVKNFGSTYAARTIGLGLFIMGDDYDGTVAKLAALFNIRRGPLVIIFDDRPDKRYIAEYRGSMSFDTSTGNRLISVPLKMDDPWVESVQNTEQHEYGAGLSFGEGYFYISDSSFPIIASGQTVTVDNIGSETAYPLIRITGSFTDLSISDSTHSFTFSGSIGANDVLEIDCDPDKCTVRLNGANAYSRSNGVFFELPPGATTFTINATSPSFTLEIIYRYKYLF; the protein is encoded by the coding sequence ATGAATGACGTGTCTGTAAATGGGGTGTGGCTATCGACGCTGGATATTCTGCTAGTGAGCCGGGAAATTCCGGCATTACCGGATACAGAGGAGAACACGGTCAAGATCGCCGGCAGGGACGGCGTCAAGAACTTTGGCAGCACCTACGCGGCCCGGACAATCGGCCTGGGTTTATTTATCATGGGTGATGATTACGACGGCACTGTGGCGAAGCTGGCAGCTTTGTTCAACATCCGACGAGGACCCTTGGTTATTATCTTTGACGACAGGCCGGATAAGCGGTACATCGCAGAATATCGCGGGTCTATGTCATTCGATACTTCGACAGGCAACCGGTTGATCAGTGTACCCTTAAAGATGGATGATCCATGGGTGGAGTCGGTGCAGAACACGGAGCAGCATGAATACGGAGCTGGCCTTTCCTTCGGGGAAGGCTATTTTTATATCTCGGATTCCTCTTTCCCGATTATTGCGAGCGGCCAGACCGTCACAGTCGACAATATTGGTTCTGAAACGGCTTACCCGTTGATCCGTATCACCGGTTCGTTCACAGACCTGTCGATCAGTGACAGTACCCATAGCTTCACGTTCTCTGGCAGCATCGGTGCGAATGATGTTCTGGAAATTGATTGTGATCCAGACAAATGTACAGTGCGCTTGAATGGAGCAAATGCTTATTCCCGTAGTAATGGGGTATTCTTTGAGCTTCCGCCTGGCGCAACGACCTTCACGATCAACGCCACATCTCCGTCATTTACGCTGGAGATTATTTATCGATATAAATATCTATTTTAG
- a CDS encoding DUF7210 family protein, which yields MDIKLKGVVKNGGKWKKPGDIIRKVDDEIAEDLIAQGYAEEIEALPDDDAAELQELRERAKLLGVSNAGRLGKEKLLEGISEKHSDLQMKAAELGIEGTEDKSVEDLISAIAEAEKK from the coding sequence GTGGATATCAAACTGAAGGGCGTCGTAAAGAACGGTGGTAAGTGGAAGAAGCCAGGGGATATTATCCGTAAAGTGGATGATGAGATCGCCGAAGATCTGATTGCTCAAGGATATGCCGAGGAAATCGAAGCTTTACCGGATGATGATGCTGCAGAGCTGCAGGAGCTGCGCGAACGGGCCAAACTGCTCGGCGTGTCCAATGCAGGCCGTCTCGGGAAGGAAAAGCTGCTGGAGGGTATCTCAGAGAAGCATTCCGATCTGCAGATGAAGGCAGCGGAGCTTGGAATTGAGGGCACCGAAGACAAATCAGTCGAGGACCTGATTTCTGCGATCGCTGAAGCTGAAAAGAAGTAG
- a CDS encoding scaffolding protein: MSKPWHDVKLPTEEAYPGIKQEVNTVKEYIAKKASRFPLDLQFFAEDPPADPPADPPADPPGKTFTQAELDAKVQSRLSRAEKAANLALAKDLGYDSVEAMQAALKPKEKDKDGKLDPAEVDRLVEDKIKAREKEQNDKTFKRLLNAEVKVLANEIGFADWEDAAALSDLTGVKENDKGELEGVKEALEALAKKKPHLLKTKQGSGKFGADIGGNGAETSKKDRLERMKKLAQGEGTTNQTGNDPWKR; encoded by the coding sequence TTGTCCAAACCGTGGCATGACGTTAAACTGCCTACCGAGGAAGCCTACCCGGGCATAAAACAGGAGGTCAATACCGTGAAAGAATATATCGCTAAAAAAGCATCACGTTTTCCTTTGGACTTGCAGTTCTTTGCAGAGGACCCGCCTGCTGATCCACCAGCAGACCCGCCCGCCGATCCGCCGGGCAAAACCTTTACGCAGGCTGAACTTGACGCGAAAGTTCAGTCCCGCCTTTCCCGTGCTGAGAAGGCTGCAAATCTGGCTCTTGCCAAAGACTTGGGCTATGACTCCGTTGAAGCCATGCAGGCTGCCCTGAAGCCGAAGGAGAAGGACAAAGACGGGAAACTTGATCCCGCAGAAGTCGACCGCCTGGTCGAGGACAAAATCAAGGCACGTGAGAAGGAGCAGAACGACAAAACCTTCAAGCGCTTGCTCAATGCCGAGGTGAAGGTACTGGCGAACGAAATCGGGTTTGCCGATTGGGAGGATGCTGCCGCGCTGTCTGACTTAACCGGTGTTAAGGAAAACGACAAGGGCGAGCTGGAGGGCGTTAAGGAAGCGCTGGAGGCACTAGCAAAGAAGAAGCCGCATCTGCTGAAGACCAAGCAGGGCAGCGGGAAATTCGGAGCTGACATTGGCGGCAATGGTGCGGAAACTTCCAAGAAAGATCGTCTCGAACGCATGAAGAAGTTGGCTCAAGGTGAGGGAACTACAAATCAAACGGGCAATGACCCGTGGAAACGATAA
- a CDS encoding phage tail tape measure protein produces the protein MAGNLGELKARLTADANGIKREIKNVKKDFTDMGTQAKQTAEDMQKLNKALADAGLSAEQISNINQAMAQATKSTNIASDAAKKMGNHAHEATGSFMKLNMALQDVGANSKSIEAINESIRRANPEILEQQLSSVRTELENLGVSGSAIDDIIERMRELTDATSGVEVELESMGAAYAAMAIAVGATIGKSIQTAAEFEQAMQNVKAITEAVGEDFEALRLNAIKLGAQTVFSASQAADAMAELGQAGFDTKEIIAAMPGVLALAAAGNVDLATTADIASSILRGFGIAATETSRVVDVLAKSSIDTNADVQDLGLSMKYVAPVAAAMGLSIEEATAAIGELSNAGMKGETAGTSLRAILLALASPSKEAAFYMQRLGVSIKDSAGNIVPLSNLIGQFTTVWSRLTEAQQADVAATLVGREAASGFITLIQQGQGTLDNYTESLKNAGGTAERVAGTQMDTLKGAADNMSSAFESAGIVIGDMFLPAVREAVEGVTTLLNGFTELDKPTQAAILTFTALPPLLLGAATTAFALKKAIDAVKASIDAAVLAGRIAQSTIPILGAIALAIGAVAAGASFLISKYKESKEATKNFEEAQKALNDTLNDSPVKRTADELTDLRTKTEELTKTLHERALLQERLNKFQAAWDKSEGTPQMMSEAMDINEQLEKIDKKLRSMGFDGVEVATAKLEEMNKAVRQSISALFDEQKAEVADLAAKNQKVKSMETALASYKKLSSSQKLNREQLQEMVDVTNILKREYPGLNAMQEEDGRIRILNVGFIEDQISADKTMTANAAANAQTRIDNLAAEADAQRTSVEAQIKNYSRLLDAMAAVNGAKASTFADSVKQGQARMSGKTPSVIDIVTNTAQAQAESELNKLTTEQRAIAEKQKEIEKAAASLSSGDFTLGANKGDPIDLTDPTKTKKEKEGKTAAELAAEARKAAYEADLKTIQFQADYYDLTADKQMEKYEALRKKHAKFLSESVDDARTLQLQLKRLGEDSVKSRYDFSATWIDAESKRMEDNGKSELQIAQMKLDSWTRLRDRYQKDSEQYKAADDQVRQSRKDVATETENEISELYDKRTKLIDKEVRRLEESGAAEADIAAYKVKAWTGLRNQYAVDTKYYEQADQELYQSRKDLTDKTLDMTKELVDAEKDRIEEAQKAELAAIEVRKDAYVSAQDAKIKAIDVLLAKEAEANEDLDYEEELAKKNARIDLLSSAVGNSGREERKKLIEERDKFVLDHERELRKRELTSQKDALQNEKDTKLQAFEDEKDATEAHYDDLKEAFDSYSDDIKVIEAGIADFRVSSAGTANTQILTELDAFIVQYQSKMSAISAAKEAAKKDADLAEYNANKDAYATAAAAGNRAEMQRLAARNQALRDLYGIDKDTGQKLQSFDVGGIIPGPAGMPVPIIAHGEEAIFNTTQLNGLFRILDNPNLLGGAAAVAKSETKVENHIDMSVNGITLEDRADTEILYTEREKSARRLQTMGVKSG, from the coding sequence GTGGCAGGGAATCTTGGAGAATTGAAAGCCCGGCTTACAGCTGATGCCAACGGGATAAAACGAGAAATCAAGAATGTGAAAAAAGATTTCACCGACATGGGCACGCAGGCAAAGCAAACGGCCGAAGATATGCAGAAGCTAAATAAGGCCCTGGCCGATGCCGGATTAAGTGCAGAGCAAATCAGCAACATCAATCAAGCAATGGCTCAAGCGACGAAGAGTACGAATATTGCATCTGATGCTGCAAAAAAAATGGGCAATCATGCTCATGAGGCGACAGGCAGCTTTATGAAGTTGAATATGGCATTGCAGGATGTCGGCGCCAACTCTAAAAGCATTGAGGCAATTAATGAATCTATTCGAAGGGCGAATCCCGAAATCCTCGAACAGCAACTCTCAAGCGTGCGCACAGAGCTTGAAAATCTTGGCGTAAGCGGATCAGCGATAGATGACATTATTGAACGTATGCGCGAGTTGACCGATGCTACAAGCGGAGTCGAAGTCGAGCTCGAATCAATGGGTGCCGCCTATGCTGCCATGGCAATCGCAGTTGGTGCGACTATTGGTAAGTCTATACAAACCGCAGCAGAATTTGAACAGGCCATGCAGAACGTTAAGGCCATAACAGAAGCCGTCGGTGAGGATTTCGAAGCCTTAAGGTTAAATGCGATTAAGCTTGGGGCACAGACGGTATTTTCTGCTTCCCAGGCTGCGGATGCGATGGCAGAACTTGGACAGGCAGGTTTTGACACGAAAGAGATCATTGCTGCAATGCCTGGCGTGCTTGCGCTGGCAGCGGCAGGCAACGTTGACCTCGCAACAACGGCAGACATCGCATCATCCATTTTGCGAGGTTTTGGAATCGCAGCTACGGAAACTTCCCGAGTAGTCGACGTTCTTGCAAAATCCAGCATTGACACTAACGCTGACGTGCAAGATCTCGGCCTATCCATGAAGTATGTGGCTCCAGTAGCTGCTGCCATGGGATTATCAATCGAGGAAGCAACAGCGGCAATAGGGGAATTGAGTAATGCAGGAATGAAGGGTGAGACTGCGGGTACGTCACTTCGGGCTATCCTGCTCGCACTCGCTTCTCCGTCAAAGGAAGCGGCATTTTACATGCAGCGCTTAGGTGTCAGCATTAAGGATAGCGCGGGTAATATCGTACCGTTGTCAAATCTGATTGGACAGTTTACCACAGTATGGAGCCGTTTAACCGAAGCGCAGCAAGCTGATGTAGCAGCAACGCTGGTGGGTCGTGAGGCCGCGAGCGGATTTATTACGCTAATTCAGCAAGGGCAGGGGACACTCGATAATTATACGGAGTCCCTAAAAAATGCAGGAGGCACAGCTGAACGTGTAGCTGGTACGCAAATGGATACGCTGAAAGGCGCTGCAGACAACATGAGCAGTGCTTTTGAATCCGCAGGCATTGTTATTGGGGATATGTTTTTGCCAGCGGTTCGTGAGGCAGTCGAGGGAGTTACGACGCTGCTAAACGGATTCACGGAGCTCGACAAGCCGACGCAGGCTGCTATTCTCACATTCACAGCGTTGCCTCCGCTCTTGCTTGGTGCCGCGACTACCGCATTCGCGCTCAAAAAAGCCATCGATGCAGTAAAAGCATCGATTGATGCAGCAGTCTTGGCAGGTCGAATAGCTCAGTCAACGATACCAATTCTTGGGGCGATAGCATTGGCAATTGGAGCAGTTGCGGCAGGAGCTTCATTTCTAATCAGCAAGTATAAAGAGAGCAAGGAAGCAACCAAAAATTTCGAGGAAGCACAGAAGGCACTTAATGACACATTGAACGATTCGCCGGTAAAAAGAACCGCCGATGAGTTAACGGATCTTCGTACGAAAACGGAGGAGTTAACGAAGACACTCCATGAACGTGCGCTGTTACAGGAGCGTTTAAATAAGTTCCAGGCTGCATGGGATAAGAGTGAAGGTACTCCACAAATGATGTCCGAAGCAATGGATATCAATGAACAACTAGAGAAGATTGACAAGAAGTTGCGAAGTATGGGTTTTGATGGTGTCGAGGTCGCAACTGCTAAGCTTGAGGAAATGAATAAGGCGGTCAGACAATCGATCAGCGCACTCTTTGACGAGCAGAAGGCAGAAGTGGCAGATCTGGCTGCTAAGAATCAGAAGGTGAAGTCCATGGAGACTGCACTTGCCTCATACAAAAAGCTCTCGTCTTCCCAGAAACTCAACCGGGAACAGCTGCAGGAAATGGTCGATGTAACTAATATACTGAAGCGGGAGTATCCCGGTCTTAATGCAATGCAGGAAGAAGATGGTAGGATCCGTATCCTAAATGTAGGTTTTATCGAAGATCAAATATCTGCAGATAAGACCATGACCGCAAATGCAGCCGCCAACGCTCAAACTCGAATTGATAACCTGGCTGCAGAAGCTGATGCGCAAAGGACTTCCGTGGAAGCTCAGATCAAGAATTATAGTAGGCTGCTGGATGCGATGGCCGCAGTTAACGGAGCTAAAGCTTCTACCTTTGCTGATTCGGTCAAACAAGGCCAGGCGCGTATGAGTGGTAAAACTCCAAGTGTAATAGACATTGTGACAAACACTGCACAGGCTCAGGCAGAAAGCGAACTCAACAAATTAACTACTGAGCAAAGGGCTATTGCTGAGAAACAGAAGGAGATTGAAAAAGCAGCGGCTTCATTATCTTCGGGAGACTTCACCCTTGGTGCAAATAAAGGCGACCCGATTGATCTGACAGATCCAACCAAAACAAAAAAAGAGAAAGAAGGGAAAACAGCCGCTGAATTGGCTGCCGAAGCCCGGAAAGCTGCGTATGAAGCGGATTTGAAAACAATTCAGTTCCAGGCGGACTATTACGACCTCACAGCTGATAAGCAGATGGAAAAATACGAGGCTCTTCGAAAAAAACACGCTAAGTTCCTGAGTGAGTCAGTGGATGATGCCCGTACGCTGCAATTACAGCTCAAGCGGCTGGGAGAGGATTCGGTCAAGTCACGGTATGATTTCAGCGCTACCTGGATCGATGCTGAGTCTAAACGGATGGAAGACAACGGGAAGTCAGAACTGCAGATTGCGCAGATGAAGCTGGATTCCTGGACCCGCCTGCGAGATCGATATCAGAAGGACTCCGAGCAGTATAAGGCCGCAGACGATCAGGTTCGTCAATCACGCAAGGATGTTGCAACTGAGACAGAGAATGAGATTAGTGAACTATACGACAAGCGCACTAAGCTTATCGATAAGGAAGTCCGCCGGCTAGAGGAGTCTGGTGCAGCCGAAGCGGACATCGCTGCTTATAAAGTTAAGGCTTGGACTGGGCTGCGAAATCAATACGCCGTTGATACGAAATACTATGAGCAGGCTGACCAGGAGCTCTATCAGTCCCGGAAGGACCTGACGGACAAAACTCTGGATATGACCAAGGAGCTTGTCGATGCTGAGAAGGATCGCATTGAGGAAGCGCAGAAAGCAGAGTTGGCTGCCATTGAGGTCCGCAAGGATGCTTATGTATCCGCACAGGATGCGAAGATCAAGGCGATTGACGTTCTTCTAGCGAAGGAAGCTGAAGCGAATGAGGACCTGGATTACGAGGAAGAACTCGCCAAGAAGAACGCCCGCATTGATCTGCTTTCCTCTGCTGTAGGTAATTCAGGCCGGGAAGAGCGGAAGAAATTGATCGAGGAGCGCGACAAATTCGTTCTTGATCATGAGCGGGAGCTTCGGAAGCGGGAACTCACTTCGCAGAAGGATGCCCTTCAGAATGAAAAGGATACTAAACTTCAGGCATTTGAGGATGAGAAGGACGCCACCGAAGCCCATTATGATGATTTGAAGGAGGCCTTCGATAGCTATTCGGACGATATTAAGGTTATCGAAGCGGGTATCGCCGATTTCAGGGTATCATCCGCCGGCACTGCCAACACTCAGATTCTTACTGAGCTAGACGCCTTTATTGTACAGTACCAGTCGAAGATGTCCGCTATCAGCGCTGCCAAGGAAGCAGCCAAGAAGGATGCGGATCTCGCCGAGTACAATGCCAACAAGGACGCTTACGCCACAGCTGCTGCCGCGGGCAACCGTGCGGAGATGCAGCGGCTGGCCGCCCGAAATCAGGCGCTTCGCGATCTGTACGGGATTGACAAGGACACTGGACAGAAGTTGCAGAGCTTTGATGTCGGCGGCATTATCCCTGGTCCTGCTGGGATGCCTGTTCCAATCATAGCTCATGGCGAGGAAGCGATCTTCAATACTACTCAGCTGAACGGCTTGTTCCGTATTTTGGACAATCCAAACCTGCTCGGAGGGGCTGCCGCCGTTGCAAAGTCCGAGACCAAGGTAGAGAATCACATCGATATGTCCGTAAATGGAATCACCTTAGAAGACCGGGCAGACACAGAAATTCTGTATACTGAGCGCGAGAAGTCAGCCCGCAGGCTACAGACGATGGGAGTGAAATCCGGATGA
- a CDS encoding phage minor capsid protein: MATAEELIALYVQTDQRLRDLVQALQDGNISNRRKQQLLQQVDMIIAELINDAGQGLAVLIGEEYRNGATTAVEQLIAAGIAREALDVTVQAIVHQGAAQAISDEGFYSILEASEHMSRDSKQRIEDAVRIANEQSLLEGVSRRQATQNAVAAVNKQGITGMIAKNGSRIPADKYMAGVVQYHQRKAHVTGVENMAVQNKQDLVYINSVGITCPICAVYQGRVYSISGNDSRFPRLERRPPYHSHCVHSMSVWVEEYTPTAEIEQTIKDSNRPFKDNRTEANMRRYDELQREKSRKNETRKQWIRYKAVLPNDTPDLKQFASNKVRGTAKYGELQELYRKVNIEIKRAGEPSG; this comes from the coding sequence ATGGCTACGGCAGAAGAACTGATTGCTCTGTATGTCCAGACGGACCAGCGCCTGCGTGATCTGGTCCAAGCGCTGCAGGATGGGAACATCTCCAATCGTCGAAAACAGCAGCTACTGCAGCAGGTGGACATGATTATCGCCGAACTGATAAATGATGCTGGGCAAGGCCTTGCCGTTCTGATAGGCGAGGAGTACCGCAATGGAGCGACTACAGCTGTTGAGCAGCTTATTGCTGCTGGGATCGCGCGGGAAGCGCTGGATGTTACTGTGCAAGCAATTGTTCACCAGGGAGCGGCACAGGCGATCTCAGACGAGGGGTTTTACAGCATCCTTGAAGCTTCTGAACACATGAGCCGCGATTCAAAGCAGCGCATTGAAGATGCCGTCAGGATTGCGAATGAGCAGTCATTACTCGAGGGAGTCAGCCGCCGGCAGGCTACACAGAATGCTGTCGCTGCTGTTAATAAGCAGGGCATCACCGGCATGATCGCCAAGAATGGCTCCCGCATCCCTGCAGACAAGTACATGGCCGGGGTGGTTCAGTACCATCAACGGAAAGCTCACGTCACTGGTGTAGAAAACATGGCGGTGCAGAACAAGCAAGACTTGGTGTATATCAACTCCGTCGGCATCACCTGTCCGATATGCGCAGTCTATCAGGGGCGGGTTTACAGCATCAGTGGAAACGATTCGCGCTTCCCGAGGTTGGAGCGGCGTCCGCCGTATCATAGCCATTGTGTGCACTCCATGTCTGTATGGGTTGAGGAGTATACGCCGACAGCTGAAATCGAGCAAACTATCAAGGATTCCAACCGACCGTTTAAGGATAATCGCACCGAGGCCAACATGCGGCGCTATGATGAGTTGCAGCGGGAAAAGTCCCGGAAGAATGAGACCCGCAAACAGTGGATCCGGTACAAGGCTGTGCTGCCAAACGATACACCTGATCTGAAGCAGTTCGCTAGCAATAAGGTACGCGGGACTGCGAAGTACGGTGAGCTGCAGGAGCTTTACCGGAAGGTCAATATTGAGATCAAGAGAGCGGGTGAACCCAGTGGATGA
- a CDS encoding major capsid protein, whose protein sequence is MDEELLLLEEALSGEELLTYASNITVPNDYWQNVLFPPQQTDELTVEVIKASSRLPVMAQIAELGTETRYGSREGVSGMQVEIPKIQRGRWMDEKLIRLLLQANQGGGLRRQEISRIVREQLNDGKYAVDAIRARREWIAMQAVSVGAISYAEGDVKISVDYGFVNDQKPVLSGTDRWSDTENSRPLEDIQTWFNYQKDRGVSLTRAFTTQAIVSLLLQNKSARIAYHGDPSGSANPPQLTQAQLNSVTDSLQLPRIVAYDTQARTENDALTDGKVAFSNVRMAPQNRFVMLPDGPLGNYLWAETTESMVDGIEAELTGDMGIYVFRDLVSRHPLRLRTVGVNLAFPVFPYADSVMSATVI, encoded by the coding sequence ATGGATGAAGAATTATTGTTACTTGAAGAAGCGTTGTCTGGCGAGGAACTCCTTACTTATGCCAGTAACATCACCGTACCGAATGATTACTGGCAGAACGTGCTGTTTCCGCCGCAACAGACAGATGAGCTGACTGTCGAAGTCATTAAAGCATCATCCCGCCTGCCGGTTATGGCGCAGATCGCCGAGTTGGGTACCGAAACTCGTTACGGATCCAGGGAAGGCGTAAGTGGAATGCAAGTTGAGATTCCAAAAATTCAGCGCGGACGTTGGATGGATGAGAAACTGATTCGCCTTTTGTTGCAGGCCAACCAAGGCGGTGGGCTGAGACGTCAAGAAATTTCCCGCATCGTGCGTGAACAACTGAACGATGGCAAATATGCAGTTGATGCGATCCGCGCTCGGCGTGAGTGGATCGCAATGCAGGCGGTATCGGTTGGTGCTATTTCCTATGCGGAGGGCGACGTAAAGATCAGTGTGGATTATGGTTTCGTCAACGACCAAAAGCCTGTGCTCTCTGGAACAGATCGCTGGAGCGACACTGAAAACTCCCGCCCGCTCGAAGATATTCAAACATGGTTTAATTATCAGAAAGATCGCGGTGTGAGTTTGACCCGCGCCTTCACTACTCAGGCGATTGTCTCTTTGTTGCTGCAGAATAAGTCTGCTCGAATTGCATACCATGGCGATCCGTCGGGCAGCGCCAACCCGCCACAGTTGACTCAAGCTCAGCTGAATTCTGTAACTGATTCGTTACAGCTTCCGCGAATTGTTGCGTATGATACGCAGGCGCGGACAGAAAATGATGCACTTACGGATGGTAAGGTGGCGTTTTCGAATGTACGCATGGCGCCGCAGAACCGTTTCGTCATGCTGCCGGATGGTCCGCTGGGTAACTATCTATGGGCTGAGACTACAGAGTCTATGGTCGATGGTATTGAAGCGGAACTAACTGGGGATATGGGCATCTACGTGTTCCGTGATTTGGTCAGCAGACATCCTCTGCGGCTGCGTACAGTCGGTGTGAACTTGGCCTTCCCTGTATTCCCTTATGCAGATAGTGTAATGTCGGCAACCGTTATCTAA
- a CDS encoding head decoration protein encodes MRLQPRNRFEVDSDYEILASLEVVREVNNGITIDSAAITADGNGDKIIKKGMPMAKLTASGKFVPYNSAGADGSQNPTVILKRTVNVKDGDHVVGGYEIAKVIAARIPVTVDATLRGKMPQIVFV; translated from the coding sequence ATGAGATTACAGCCGAGAAACCGGTTTGAAGTCGATTCGGATTATGAAATCCTTGCATCTCTTGAAGTGGTGCGGGAAGTAAATAACGGCATTACCATTGATTCGGCAGCAATTACCGCTGACGGGAATGGTGACAAGATCATCAAAAAAGGTATGCCGATGGCGAAGCTGACAGCTTCCGGGAAGTTCGTTCCTTACAACTCTGCCGGTGCAGACGGCAGCCAAAACCCCACTGTTATCCTCAAGCGCACTGTCAACGTTAAGGACGGAGATCATGTCGTGGGCGGATACGAAATCGCTAAGGTTATCGCCGCACGTATCCCTGTCACAGTGGACGCTACGCTGCGCGGAAAAATGCCGCAAATTGTCTTTGTCTAA
- a CDS encoding HK97 gp10 family phage protein translates to MANTGGFSLDLTGLETVIARLDQLEDDLDRRLDETLTKIALKIIHDARRLAPLDEGDLEAALEIDKVKHLIGLAYIDFGTTPDVNAYAVIQHEGFNKTPSGAIVQLQPGEKTLSKGNYNGYSPGKKFLENAIKMNEKWIMEELSGILKGW, encoded by the coding sequence ATGGCTAATACAGGCGGATTCTCCTTAGACTTGACCGGGCTGGAGACGGTCATTGCCCGGCTGGATCAGTTGGAAGATGATCTCGACCGCCGGCTGGACGAGACACTTACCAAGATTGCTTTAAAAATCATTCATGACGCACGGCGATTGGCTCCATTGGATGAAGGAGATTTAGAGGCGGCGTTGGAGATTGATAAGGTCAAGCATCTCATCGGGCTGGCATACATTGATTTCGGGACTACACCTGATGTCAATGCTTATGCTGTTATCCAGCATGAGGGCTTCAACAAGACACCGTCCGGTGCCATTGTGCAGCTGCAGCCCGGTGAGAAGACCCTTAGCAAAGGTAATTACAACGGATACTCCCCAGGGAAGAAGTTTCTGGAGAATGCAATTAAGATGAATGAGAAATGGATTATGGAGGAGCTGTCCGGGATCCTGAAAGGATGGTGA